In the genome of Segatella copri, one region contains:
- a CDS encoding sugar-binding domain-containing protein, producing MRKRLFLLLLAFISLCQMYAVERTKLNFNGGWLLKVGDFPGAEQANYKDAGWKQITLPRAFNEKEAFKVSIEHLSDTITWYRKHFHIQEVGDRKYFIEFEGVRFGADIWLNGKKVGYTENGVMASGFDLTPYIIKGENVIAVRVDNSWNYRERTSGQRFQWNDKNFNANYGGIPKNVFLHITDKLYQTLPLYNNLKTTGIYIYGSNYDIAGKKVTVNAESQVRNEDSKSRSFRFFAKILDADGKEVGHFEGERYTLKPGETKTVKVSGLLNNAHFWSWGYGYLYTVKTLLKADDGSKIDDVITKTGFRKTQFGEGKFYLNDRAIMMHGYAQRTSNEWPGVGMSVPAWLSDYSNRLMVESGGNLVRWMHVCPWKQDIESCDRVGLIQAMPAGDAEKDVFDRRWEQRLELMKEAIIYNRNNPSIIFYESGNKGVSRKHMLQMKAIRDEFDPHGGRASGSREMLNINEAEYGGEMLYINKSKKHPMWSMEYHRDEGLRKYWDEQSYPYHKEGDGPLYRGKPAFEYNHNMDTFAASMVERWFEYWQERPGTGKRVSDGGTKIIFSDTNTHHRGEANYRSSGVTDAMRIPKDAFFAHQVMWNGWVSPEKDATYIVGHWNYKPGTIKQTEYVVSTGDEVELFVNGKSLGMGERSNQWLFTWKNVPFEAGKIEAVAYTYNHADKNSKDSKIRKESSRYAIETAGKPHHIKLTSIQNPEGFKADGADMALIQVEVVDKQGRRCPLDNRTIHFNYQGEMEWIGGLATPNEDLDSTDSDNTFDNYIGMIDLPVECGVNRVLIRSTVNPGDIKICAGADGIKGVASIDLKTNKVDIEHYLPQMTLKGDLSRGETPSTPSYTDIKETIDITGAVAGVNQENAQKSFDDDETTEWKSDGKPENAWITYQFAKKEMVDEITVKLTGWRDKMYPLAIFAGKKKVWEGYTYACLGYVHINIDKPVKAKDITIRMIGDAKSKTQLSDTKELAGGKASTLDFIGIKKGKPVLRIVEIDFLKNKKRLFF from the coding sequence ATGAGAAAAAGACTATTTCTGCTTCTACTCGCTTTCATCTCGCTATGCCAGATGTATGCAGTAGAAAGGACAAAACTCAATTTCAATGGAGGATGGTTGCTCAAGGTGGGCGACTTCCCGGGAGCAGAACAGGCAAACTACAAGGATGCCGGTTGGAAACAGATTACGCTGCCTCGTGCCTTCAACGAGAAAGAAGCGTTCAAGGTTTCTATCGAACACCTCAGCGACACCATCACGTGGTATCGCAAGCACTTCCATATCCAGGAAGTGGGCGACCGCAAGTATTTCATCGAGTTTGAGGGCGTGCGCTTCGGTGCCGACATCTGGCTCAATGGCAAGAAAGTGGGATATACCGAGAATGGTGTGATGGCAAGCGGATTCGACCTGACACCTTATATTATAAAAGGTGAAAATGTCATAGCCGTACGTGTGGATAACTCCTGGAACTATCGTGAGCGTACCAGCGGTCAGCGTTTCCAGTGGAACGACAAGAACTTCAATGCCAACTATGGCGGTATTCCAAAGAATGTGTTCCTCCACATCACCGACAAACTCTACCAGACTCTTCCGCTCTACAATAATCTTAAGACCACAGGTATCTATATCTATGGCAGCAACTATGATATTGCGGGAAAGAAGGTAACGGTAAATGCAGAATCGCAGGTAAGGAATGAGGATTCCAAGTCTCGCTCTTTCCGTTTCTTCGCCAAGATTCTGGACGCTGACGGCAAGGAAGTAGGCCATTTTGAGGGCGAAAGATATACCTTGAAACCAGGCGAAACCAAGACTGTAAAGGTGAGCGGACTCCTGAACAACGCCCACTTCTGGAGCTGGGGATATGGATATCTCTACACCGTGAAGACTCTTCTAAAGGCGGATGACGGCAGCAAGATAGACGATGTCATCACCAAGACCGGTTTCCGCAAGACCCAGTTCGGTGAAGGCAAGTTCTACCTCAACGACCGTGCCATCATGATGCACGGCTATGCGCAGCGCACCTCCAACGAGTGGCCTGGCGTGGGTATGAGCGTTCCTGCCTGGTTGAGCGACTACAGTAACAGACTGATGGTAGAATCGGGCGGCAACCTGGTTCGCTGGATGCACGTCTGCCCTTGGAAACAGGATATCGAGAGCTGCGACCGTGTGGGACTGATTCAGGCGATGCCAGCAGGTGATGCAGAGAAGGATGTCTTCGACCGCAGATGGGAACAGCGCCTGGAACTGATGAAGGAAGCCATCATTTACAACCGCAACAACCCTAGCATCATCTTCTATGAAAGCGGAAACAAGGGCGTGAGCCGCAAGCACATGCTACAGATGAAAGCCATCCGCGATGAGTTCGACCCTCACGGTGGCAGAGCCAGCGGCAGCCGAGAGATGCTCAACATCAACGAGGCTGAATATGGCGGCGAGATGCTTTACATCAACAAGAGCAAGAAGCACCCGATGTGGTCGATGGAGTATCATCGCGACGAGGGTTTGCGTAAATACTGGGATGAGCAGAGCTATCCTTACCATAAGGAAGGCGACGGACCATTGTATCGTGGCAAGCCAGCCTTCGAATACAATCACAACATGGATACCTTTGCAGCAAGCATGGTAGAGCGCTGGTTCGAATACTGGCAGGAGCGTCCGGGCACTGGCAAACGAGTAAGCGATGGCGGTACCAAGATCATCTTCTCGGATACCAACACCCATCATCGTGGTGAGGCAAACTACCGTTCGAGCGGTGTGACCGATGCGATGCGCATCCCGAAGGATGCCTTCTTTGCTCATCAGGTAATGTGGAATGGCTGGGTATCTCCTGAAAAAGATGCCACCTATATCGTAGGGCACTGGAACTACAAACCAGGAACCATCAAGCAGACAGAATATGTGGTAAGTACCGGCGACGAGGTAGAACTCTTCGTCAACGGCAAGAGTCTGGGCATGGGCGAGCGCAGCAACCAGTGGCTTTTCACCTGGAAGAATGTACCTTTCGAGGCAGGCAAGATTGAGGCTGTGGCCTATACATACAATCATGCAGATAAGAATTCTAAAGATTCAAAAATCAGGAAAGAGTCAAGCCGATATGCCATCGAAACTGCGGGCAAGCCTCATCACATCAAGCTCACCAGCATCCAGAACCCGGAAGGTTTCAAGGCTGACGGTGCCGACATGGCGCTCATCCAGGTAGAGGTGGTTGATAAGCAGGGCAGACGCTGTCCACTCGATAACCGCACCATCCACTTCAACTATCAGGGCGAAATGGAATGGATTGGCGGATTGGCAACTCCTAACGAGGATTTGGACTCTACAGATAGCGACAACACCTTTGACAATTATATCGGAATGATTGATTTACCTGTAGAATGCGGCGTGAACAGAGTTCTTATACGCAGTACCGTAAATCCTGGCGATATCAAGATTTGCGCTGGTGCTGATGGCATCAAGGGCGTGGCAAGCATCGATTTAAAGACAAACAAGGTAGATATCGAACACTATTTGCCTCAGATGACTCTAAAGGGAGATCTCTCCCGTGGTGAGACTCCATCTACCCCATCCTATACCGATATCAAGGAGACCATCGACATCACCGGTGCCGTGGCTGGCGTAAACCAGGAAAATGCCCAGAAATCTTTCGATGACGATGAGACCACAGAATGGAAGAGCGATGGCAAACCTGAGAATGCATGGATTACCTATCAGTTTGCCAAGAAAGAGATGGTGGATGAAATCACCGTAAAGCTCACGGGATGGAGAGACAAGATGTATCCGCTCGCCATCTTTGCCGGCAAGAAGAAGGTCTGGGAGGGTTATACCTATGCCTGCCTCGGCTATGTTCACATCAATATCGACAAACCAGTGAAGGCAAAGGACATCACCATCAGGATGATAGGCGATGCCAAGAGCAAGACCCAGCTCAGCGACACCAAGGAGCTGGCGGGCGGCAAGGCAAGCACCCTCGATTTCATAGGAATCAAGAAGGGCAAACCGGTATTGAGAATCGTAGAGATTGATTTTCTGAAGAATAAGAAGAGATTGTTTTTCTGA
- a CDS encoding L-rhamnose/proton symporter RhaT: MEILIGLLIIAIGAFCQSSCYVPINKIKDWSWESYWIVQGVFAWLILPFFGAMLAVPSGHSFFELFDGYGFNVAMTMLFGVLWGVGGLTFGLSMRYLGVALGQSIALGTCAGLGTIMGPVLLNIFFPEMDALSSLTFSVILGVVVTLLGIAIIGVAGSMKAASLSEEEKKAAVKDFNFPKGLAIALLAGFMSGCFNVGLAFGDDIHFGSFTPDMYKTLPATFLVTLGGFITNAIYCFYQNTKNHTWGDYQKKEVWGNNLLFCALAGALWYSQFFGLSLGKGFLTESPTLMTLSFCILMALNVVFSNVWGIILKEWKGCSKKTITVLIVGIIVLIISSFLPQLI, from the coding sequence ATGGAGATATTAATAGGACTTTTAATCATAGCCATCGGCGCATTCTGCCAGTCCAGCTGCTACGTCCCAATCAACAAGATTAAAGATTGGAGTTGGGAATCCTACTGGATAGTTCAGGGTGTGTTCGCATGGCTTATTTTGCCTTTTTTCGGCGCTATGCTTGCTGTACCAAGCGGACATTCCTTCTTTGAATTATTCGACGGTTATGGCTTCAATGTAGCGATGACCATGCTCTTTGGTGTGCTCTGGGGCGTAGGCGGACTGACTTTCGGTCTTTCCATGCGCTATTTGGGAGTAGCTTTGGGTCAGAGCATCGCCCTGGGAACCTGTGCAGGTCTCGGCACCATCATGGGTCCAGTATTGCTCAACATCTTCTTCCCAGAGATGGACGCCCTCTCATCACTCACCTTCAGCGTAATTCTCGGTGTGGTAGTCACTCTTCTCGGTATTGCCATCATCGGTGTGGCAGGTAGCATGAAGGCGGCTTCGCTCTCAGAAGAAGAGAAGAAGGCGGCAGTGAAGGACTTCAACTTCCCTAAGGGTCTTGCCATCGCCTTGCTGGCTGGTTTCATGAGCGGATGCTTCAATGTGGGTCTTGCCTTCGGCGACGACATCCATTTCGGCAGTTTCACTCCTGATATGTACAAAACCTTGCCAGCCACCTTCCTGGTTACCCTGGGCGGTTTCATCACCAACGCCATCTACTGTTTCTATCAGAACACCAAGAACCATACTTGGGGCGATTACCAAAAAAAGGAGGTATGGGGCAACAACCTTCTGTTTTGTGCCCTTGCCGGTGCCTTGTGGTACAGTCAGTTCTTCGGTTTGTCATTGGGAAAAGGTTTCCTCACCGAGTCTCCTACCCTCATGACCCTGTCGTTCTGTATTCTGATGGCACTGAACGTAGTGTTCTCTAATGTATGGGGCATCATTCTGAAGGAATGGAAGGGCTGCTCCAAGAAGACCATCACCGTATTAATCGTCGGCATCATCGTCTTGATTATCTCAAGCTTCTTGCCACAGTTGATTTAA
- the rhaM gene encoding L-rhamnose mutarotase, whose product MKRFAFKMYLKKGCEKEYAKRHAAIWPELKQMIKDQGVSDYSIFWDKDTNLLFAVQKCDSDTNSQDTTNVDPITQKWWDMMADIMEVNPDNSPVSIPLEELFHMD is encoded by the coding sequence ATGAAAAGATTTGCATTTAAAATGTATCTCAAGAAGGGATGCGAAAAGGAATATGCCAAGCGCCACGCTGCGATTTGGCCAGAGTTGAAACAGATGATCAAGGATCAGGGTGTGAGCGACTACAGCATCTTCTGGGACAAGGACACCAACCTACTCTTTGCCGTTCAGAAATGCGATAGCGATACCAACAGTCAGGACACCACCAATGTGGATCCTATCACCCAGAAATGGTGGGATATGATGGCAGACATCATGGAGGTGAATCCGGATAATTCGCCAGTCAGCATCCCATTGGAAGAACTCTTCCACATGGACTAA
- a CDS encoding L-rhamnose isomerase yields MKADLILKNYEIAKERYAALGVDTDKAIETLEKTPISLHCWQADDVVGFERGEAASGGIQSTGNYPGKARNIDELRQDIEKVNSLLAGTFRLNLHEIYGEFGGKQIDRNEVSVDQFTGWMQWAKEQNMKLDFNSTSFSHPKSGSLSLSNPDPAIREFWIEHTKRCRRIADAMGKFQNDPCIMNIWVHDGSKDITVEKGRYREILKNSLDEILAEELPNMRSCLEAKLFGIGLEAYTVGSHDFYAGYCAKNNVMYTLDTGHYEPTENVSDAVSALLLFVPELMLHVSRPMHWDSDHVTLFDDNTRNLFSELVRANALDRAHIGLDYFDGSINRIGAYIIGVRAAQKSLLQAFLEPLDTLRKYEDEGKLFQRLALLEEEKTLPFGAVYDYFNLKNNIPVGEEYIADIEKYEAEVLAKRN; encoded by the coding sequence ATGAAAGCAGATTTGATTTTAAAGAATTACGAGATTGCAAAGGAGCGCTATGCTGCTCTGGGTGTGGATACAGACAAGGCTATTGAGACTTTGGAGAAGACTCCTATCTCATTGCACTGCTGGCAGGCTGACGACGTGGTTGGCTTCGAGCGCGGCGAGGCTGCTTCTGGTGGTATCCAGAGCACAGGTAACTATCCTGGCAAGGCTCGCAACATCGACGAGCTCCGTCAGGACATCGAGAAGGTGAACTCTCTCCTGGCTGGTACTTTCCGTCTCAACCTTCATGAGATTTACGGTGAGTTCGGTGGCAAGCAGATTGACCGTAACGAGGTTTCTGTTGACCAGTTTACAGGCTGGATGCAGTGGGCTAAGGAGCAGAACATGAAGCTCGACTTCAATTCTACATCTTTCTCTCACCCTAAGAGTGGCAGTCTCTCATTGTCAAATCCCGACCCAGCTATTCGCGAGTTCTGGATTGAGCACACCAAGCGTTGCCGCCGCATTGCAGACGCTATGGGTAAGTTCCAGAACGACCCATGTATCATGAACATCTGGGTACACGATGGTTCTAAGGATATCACCGTTGAAAAGGGTCGCTACCGCGAGATCTTGAAGAACTCTCTTGATGAGATTCTGGCAGAGGAGTTGCCAAACATGAGGTCTTGCCTGGAGGCTAAGCTCTTCGGTATCGGCTTGGAGGCTTACACCGTAGGTTCTCACGACTTCTACGCTGGCTACTGCGCTAAGAACAACGTGATGTACACCCTCGATACAGGTCACTATGAGCCAACAGAGAACGTATCAGATGCTGTTTCAGCACTCCTGCTCTTCGTTCCAGAGTTGATGCTCCACGTATCTCGCCCAATGCACTGGGATTCAGACCACGTAACACTCTTCGACGACAACACCCGCAACCTCTTCTCAGAATTGGTTCGTGCCAACGCACTCGACCGTGCTCACATCGGTCTCGACTACTTCGACGGTTCTATCAACCGCATCGGTGCTTACATCATCGGTGTACGTGCAGCCCAGAAGTCATTGTTGCAGGCATTCCTTGAGCCACTTGATACACTCCGCAAGTATGAGGACGAGGGCAAGCTCTTCCAGCGTCTGGCTCTCCTCGAGGAAGAGAAGACATTGCCATTCGGTGCTGTATATGATTACTTCAACTTGAAGAACAACATCCCAGTTGGCGAGGAGTACATCGCTGACATCGAGAAGTATGAAGCAGAGGTTCTCGCTAAGAGAAACTAA
- a CDS encoding AraC family transcriptional regulator, whose translation MQTSKYLIATERDAEWGLTISTVGREIIAPGEAYPTKGHADGYYFDIQKGRTLDEYQLLYQPEGEGVFQSEHIPETRIKAGDIFLLFPGEWHTYHPSATKGWKSYWIGFKGKNIDDRVKAGFLSPEKPIYHVGFSNEILALYEEAYKTAQEEAAYSQQTLAGIVNHLIGTMYSLERNIVLNKNTQHVDLINKGRLRIRETLEEAVSIQDIAQELGISYSSFRKLFKEYTGMAPAMYQQSLRLQRAKELLSTTDESIKEIAYRLNFESPDYFSAKFKNQTGMKPSDFRNMTR comes from the coding sequence ATGCAAACCAGTAAATATCTGATAGCAACAGAAAGAGACGCCGAATGGGGTCTCACCATCAGTACCGTGGGACGGGAAATCATCGCCCCAGGAGAAGCCTATCCCACCAAGGGACACGCCGACGGTTATTACTTCGATATCCAGAAAGGAAGAACCCTCGACGAATATCAGCTCCTCTACCAGCCTGAGGGCGAAGGCGTATTCCAATCGGAACACATCCCGGAAACCCGAATCAAGGCTGGCGACATCTTCCTCCTCTTCCCGGGAGAATGGCACACCTACCACCCTTCTGCCACAAAAGGCTGGAAGAGCTACTGGATAGGTTTTAAGGGAAAGAACATCGACGACCGCGTGAAGGCGGGATTCCTCTCTCCCGAGAAGCCCATCTATCACGTAGGATTCAGCAACGAGATTCTAGCCCTCTACGAAGAAGCTTACAAGACAGCACAGGAAGAGGCGGCATACTCGCAGCAGACCCTGGCAGGCATCGTGAACCATCTCATCGGCACCATGTACTCGCTGGAGCGAAACATCGTGCTCAACAAAAACACCCAGCACGTAGACCTTATCAATAAAGGTAGGCTCCGCATCCGAGAAACCCTGGAAGAAGCCGTCTCCATCCAAGACATCGCACAGGAACTGGGCATCAGCTACTCCAGTTTCCGAAAGCTCTTCAAGGAATACACCGGCATGGCACCAGCCATGTATCAGCAGTCGCTGAGACTGCAGCGTGCCAAGGAACTCCTCTCTACCACAGACGAGAGCATCAAGGAGATAGCCTATCGGCTAAACTTCGAATCGCCTGATTATTTCTCTGCCAAATTCAAGAATCAAACCGGCATGAAGCCATCAGATTTCAGAAATATGACGAGATAG
- the rhaD gene encoding rhamnulose-1-phosphate aldolase, translating to MNSVLEGRPALKKEVEKIAEVAGYLWQNGWAERNGGNITVNITDLVDDEIKALPAISEVNQIGTALPALKGCYFFCKGTGKRMRDLARWPMENGSIIRILDDCASYVIIADNAVMPTSELPSHLSVHARLIEKGSNYKATVHTHPIELIAMSHNKKFMGKDVLSNLLWSMIPETKAFCPLGLGIVPYQLPGSLKLAEETLKELEDYDVVMWEKHGVFAKGLDVMDAFDQIDVLSKSAKIYIDSKCMGFEPDGMSQEEMAEMTKAFNLPR from the coding sequence ATGAATAGTGTTTTAGAAGGTCGTCCTGCCTTGAAAAAGGAGGTCGAGAAGATTGCTGAAGTTGCTGGATACCTCTGGCAGAATGGTTGGGCTGAGCGTAATGGTGGTAACATCACCGTGAACATCACCGACTTGGTAGATGACGAAATCAAGGCTTTGCCTGCCATCAGCGAAGTGAATCAGATCGGTACAGCTTTACCTGCTTTGAAGGGCTGCTACTTCTTCTGCAAGGGTACAGGCAAGCGCATGCGCGACTTGGCTCGCTGGCCTATGGAGAATGGTTCTATCATCCGCATCCTCGACGATTGCGCCAGCTATGTCATCATCGCAGATAACGCCGTGATGCCAACATCTGAGTTGCCTAGCCACTTGAGCGTTCATGCCCGTCTCATCGAGAAGGGTTCTAACTACAAGGCTACCGTTCATACTCATCCTATCGAGCTCATCGCCATGAGTCACAATAAGAAGTTCATGGGCAAGGACGTGTTGAGCAACCTGCTCTGGAGCATGATTCCTGAAACCAAGGCGTTCTGTCCACTCGGTCTGGGCATCGTTCCTTATCAGTTGCCTGGCAGCTTGAAGCTTGCTGAGGAAACCTTGAAGGAATTGGAGGATTATGATGTAGTAATGTGGGAGAAGCACGGCGTCTTTGCCAAGGGCTTGGACGTGATGGATGCCTTCGACCAGATTGACGTGCTCTCTAAGAGTGCCAAAATCTACATCGATTCTAAGTGCATGGGATTCGAGCCTGATGGTATGAGCCAGGAAGAGATGGCTGAGATGACCAAGGCTTTCAATTTGCCAAGATAA
- the rhaB gene encoding rhamnulokinase gives MEQKKYFFAVDLGATSGRTIVGSLSDGKFDLEELTRFDNNLIETGGHFYWDIYALYFEIIKGLKLVAQRGIAIQSIGIDTWGCDFVYVGKDGAILRNPMAYRDPHTFGMMEKYFDEKMSKEKVYEKTGIQFMNFNSLFQMYAMRKAGNVALENADKILFIPDALSYMLTGKAICEYTVASTSQILNPMTGDLDNDLVESLGLKREQFGEMTNPATIIGTLTEEVQKMTGLNAVPVIAVAGHDTASAVAAVPAKNEEFAYLSSGTWSLMGIETKNAIINEKSYELNFTNEGGIEGTTRFLKNICGMWIYERCRKEWKDEAAAKNKDMATLAHGALIAEAMKQPAFQSIINPDDTCFANPSSMVEAIKQYCEKTGQHVPQSYGEFCRCIFESLALRYRQVFTWLKDFADIELNVLHIIGGGSLNQYLNQFTANSCGVTVLAGPQEGTAIGNIMLQAKASGDVKDIWEMRQIIANSLELKKFEPQDKEAWDAAYEKFLKVKG, from the coding sequence ATGGAACAAAAGAAATACTTTTTCGCCGTAGATTTAGGTGCTACCAGCGGAAGAACTATCGTAGGAAGTTTATCGGATGGAAAATTCGACTTGGAGGAACTGACTCGCTTCGATAACAACCTCATCGAAACAGGCGGTCACTTCTATTGGGACATCTATGCCCTCTACTTCGAAATCATCAAGGGCTTGAAGCTCGTGGCTCAGCGTGGCATCGCCATCCAGAGCATCGGTATCGATACCTGGGGATGCGACTTCGTATATGTGGGCAAGGATGGTGCCATCCTCCGAAACCCGATGGCATACCGCGACCCTCATACGTTCGGCATGATGGAGAAATACTTCGACGAGAAGATGAGCAAGGAGAAGGTTTATGAAAAGACTGGCATCCAGTTTATGAACTTCAACTCATTGTTCCAGATGTATGCCATGCGCAAAGCAGGCAACGTAGCTCTGGAGAATGCCGACAAGATTCTCTTCATCCCTGATGCCCTGAGCTACATGCTCACCGGCAAGGCTATCTGCGAATATACCGTGGCTTCAACATCACAGATTCTCAACCCGATGACGGGCGACCTGGACAACGATCTCGTGGAAAGTCTCGGATTGAAGAGAGAACAGTTTGGCGAGATGACCAACCCTGCTACCATCATCGGCACACTGACCGAAGAGGTGCAGAAGATGACTGGCTTGAATGCCGTTCCGGTCATCGCCGTAGCAGGTCATGATACAGCCAGCGCCGTAGCAGCCGTTCCTGCCAAGAACGAGGAGTTTGCCTATTTGAGTTCAGGAACCTGGAGTCTGATGGGCATCGAGACCAAGAACGCCATCATCAACGAGAAGAGCTACGAGCTCAACTTCACCAACGAGGGCGGCATCGAGGGCACTACCCGATTCCTGAAGAACATCTGCGGCATGTGGATTTACGAGCGTTGCCGCAAGGAATGGAAAGACGAGGCTGCAGCCAAGAACAAAGACATGGCAACTCTAGCACACGGTGCCCTGATTGCCGAGGCCATGAAGCAGCCAGCCTTCCAGAGCATCATCAATCCAGACGATACCTGCTTCGCCAACCCATCGAGCATGGTAGAGGCCATCAAGCAGTATTGCGAGAAGACAGGACAGCATGTGCCTCAGAGCTATGGCGAATTCTGCCGCTGCATCTTCGAGAGTCTTGCACTCCGCTATCGCCAGGTATTCACATGGCTCAAGGATTTCGCCGACATCGAGCTCAACGTGCTCCATATCATCGGTGGAGGTTCGCTCAACCAATATCTCAACCAGTTTACTGCCAACAGCTGTGGCGTAACCGTATTGGCAGGTCCTCAGGAAGGCACCGCCATCGGCAACATCATGCTCCAGGCAAAGGCATCCGGCGACGTGAAGGACATCTGGGAGATGCGACAGATCATCGCCAACTCGCTTGAGCTGAAGAAATTCGAGCCACAAGACAAGGAGGCATGGGATGCGGCTTACGAGAAGTTTTTAAAGGTAAAAGGGTAA